The Panicum hallii strain FIL2 chromosome 9, PHallii_v3.1, whole genome shotgun sequence genome has a window encoding:
- the LOC112873071 gene encoding uncharacterized protein LOC112873071, translating to MEEAEASFRWEWEKQEAERLQLSDWEHRLGDCIQVVASRAVEEWAQLTQEREALHEKVRRTFDQEVAVASRERAAARKEKEVELKERVARHTINTAKAMAKTIDDEQAALNHREQDLSLREAATKEEEARLSTLRTDLEAQRQRLEEESRSLSQWLEALKHQEAEVAEAPSSICAVLPTLDSAAERLQRLESTLVARLEAKGRELARMVVDHVLTCFWSHDPTISLTPVLEGPAPEVEAAAQVGVQEAVEIVAAHFERNVEPDL from the exons ATGGAGGAGGCGGAAGCGAGCTTCCGGTGGGAGTGGGAGAAGCAGGAGGCGGAGCGTCTTcagctctccgactgggagcacCGGCTGGGGGACTGCATCCAGGTGGTGGCCTCCCGTGCCGTCGAGGAATGGGCCCAGCTCACGCAGGAGCGCGAGGCCCTCCACGAGAAGGTCCGTAGGACTTTTGACCAGGAGGTCGCGGTCGCCTCccgggagagggcggcggccCGGAAGGAGAAGGAGGTGGAGCTGAAGGAGCGGGTAGCTCGTCATACCATCAACACTGCCAAGGCTATGGCAAAGACGATCGATGACGAGCAGGCCGCCCTCAACCATCGGGAGCAGGACCTGTCCCTCCGGGAGGCAGCCaccaaggaggaggaggcccgcCTCTCTACCCTCCGGACAGACCTGGAGGCCCAGCGACAACGCCTGGAAGAGGAGAGTCGATCCCTCTCCCAATGGCTTGAGGCCCTCAAGCACCAAGAGGCTGAG gtTGCAGAGGCCCCTTCTTCCATCTGCGCCGTACTTCCGACGCTGGACTCTGCCGCCGAGCGTCTGCAGCGCCTGGAGTCCACTCTTGTTGCGCGCCTCGAGGCCAAAGGGCGGGAGCTTGCTCGGATGGTGGTAGACCATGTCCTGACCTGCTTCTGGAGCCACGACCCCACCATCTCCTTAACTCCAGTCCTGGAGGGCCCCGCACCAGAAGTGGAGGCCGCCGCTCAGGTGGGAGTACAAGAGGCGGTGGAGATCGTGGCCGCCCACTTCGAGCGTAATGTGGAGCCGGACCTGTAG